One Argiope bruennichi chromosome 5, qqArgBrue1.1, whole genome shotgun sequence DNA segment encodes these proteins:
- the LOC129969032 gene encoding uncharacterized protein LOC129969032 produces MPFPLISEISNSIKNGKDSFDSFTDLDITLSTGESQITEEIQVLHEQNTDPEEMRKFKCEKIGFYRHPTDCSKFYHCAEYRATTAQPESQHAVFVYKCPRGLVYDEHQSSCNWPSYSEPCQGSAELMPVTPKKFKCTTPGFHVHPVDCRWFYYCSDLGDGQLAAFEFLCPSHLLGFDEKNLLCNWKWMVPQCESNEQEKVTTVTEQSHNAREGHLGIGTADKIPNEVNVNKVITETILPISIANPIAEVKHIPLDARIPSPKQETSFRRDQLSVSKTGPTYDTSYETKSLERKTASFVNYTDAVPPSSPEKSNLKSENKPSVSISNTRNNTEKKYGTAYWHRYMITNPSRVQIPPYVFDVIIEKPVDFKVVNNEKSNSGTPSENNSSGEHRYGIGRVRKLNVRPVRNQSVNGQSYDLSLKKDEPYIFNQGITPAKENKQFAGNENTGRNYQFDSQSYYAQNLQGRAIGKNSLTNYKFEDTINNHQNPKINDPFKDVKNQQQNLANNFTNEENNPKNPQSTNSFARVKCSKLTAAATESDPTIIDENTFGCTGEVSLFVKMKEGNEFSKYVLKTDDISNSAHQESKQYKLLVNDTDVKNDYKVRNLQLKNTNEPLSKIQNNSNEKDKPRSSRYTQGRSASSNLNFTLSARSAPLILEEIRLDDQEKDSKDNLSLTNSKPERQNSEKKNSLEVNDFHYSLRHEREKEKETLTINTKAKFMPLSFYPQGVLLNVDLNHINEIPPQILLEVDIMLKNFMTNGNIDVNLLMKKLNATMEPMENVEPSNNTTNDKIDSMLNMLENILNSTDSKNLGTESNKDISDATFTSDKSVNSTTEELPYENITRSIDTFDNNTNISVSTIDENETNSSVSPTEKKNEKNIQVEEVDSPIHENKPFVRRRLFRKYRYPSIREQLEIQKLLASYRTTTQTPQPSTSTKNPKIISNRSRYPSIREQLLWNNNVAFGDSRNSLTSEKEYPSTPAIEFDDEKGYSSYSRNDEFGKKIKPAERDNSYQINNRWLSSSYNNELVNKNLAANISRNSGSLHSSQDTAFHTHFSNINNFVPYSAPENVKNTHFPQNYDPPQNPPSDISQFRYTLPLSPLPYPKQNPSIPSQGLPEVNYFNDYNKPLQYSTEYPSIVPQDISTGGGYSFDYHSRGSVHYTPGKPPTVPQDIPSSYEHSFNSQNRGSVHYNPENPSVVQQDLSTGTGHSFNHHNHGSVRQSSENPPDITSSDERSFNSQNRGSARYTPENPPAVQQGTPSSKVHPFNHDNHGPVRNSPKNPAVVSQDIPSSDEHSFNSQNRGYVRYTPENSRVVPHDIPSRDVHSFNQHYRGTIRYTPENTSIPQKTNDQGNPSIVHHNNLHHNRGSVRYLSESPSTPYSITHNRENSDGLHNRNASHYIPERDPTFSQGIPFGEEYSSKHHNRGSDHFSPENPSIIPLSETNSFNEANPGTSYFAGENPAILSHDVPVSAINSFNQHHGTSSLDGNSDAQNRNLSNRTQKRRRKSKKLRILVKKVPNGAENNKDSASRQDEQGNKRTRIPKKLLTEIRTNLIRKLAVNGKNDVELEIQFQDHVWNIPFVNNQSSVDISPVACTRAGLFQHPKDCNMFYECFWDKWLKRFTLHVFSCPVRLVYDDSIRGCSRPTTESHCRKAT; encoded by the coding sequence ATGCCATTTCCCTTAATAAGCGAAATATCGAACAGCATCAAAAATGGCAAAGACTCTTTCGATTCTTTTACAGATCTTGACATAACGTTGTCTACAGGGGAGTCCCAGATTACAGAGGAAATACAAGTACTTCATGAACAAAACACGGACCCAGAAGAAATGCGTAAattcaaatgtgaaaaaattggCTTTTACCGGCATCCCACCGATTGTTCTAAATTCTACCACTGTGCAGAGTACCGAGCAACAACAGCCCAACCTGAAAGCCAGCATGCtgtttttgtatataaatgcCCCCGCGGATTAGTGTACGATGAGCATCAAAGTTCTTGCAATTGGCCGTCTTATTCTGAGCCCTGTCAAGGATCTGCTGAATTGATGCCAGTCACACCAAAGAAATTCAAATGTACAACACCTGGATTTCATGTTCACCCTGTAGACTGTCGATGGTTTTATTATTGCTCTGATCTTGGAGATGGGCAGTTGGCAGCGTTCGAATTTCTTTGTCCATCCCATCTTCTTGGTTTTGACGAGAAGAACCTGCTTTGCAACTGGAAATGGATGGTTCCACAGTGCGAAAGCAACGAGCAAGAAAAAGTAACGACTGTAACTGAGCAATCTCACAATGCAAGAGAGGGACACCTTGGTATTGGCACAGCTGACAAGATTCCAAATGAAGTTAATGTTAATAAAGTGATTACAGAGACCATATTACCTATTTCCATAGCTAATCCAATTGCGGAAGTAAAACATATTCCATTAGATGCTAGAATTCCGAGTCCCAAGCAAGAAACTTCCTTTAGACGAGATCAGCTTAGTGTCAGTAAAACAGGTCCAACTTATGACACTTCTTATGAGACAAAATCTTTAGAAAGAAAAACTGCTTCTTTTGTCAACTATACTGATGCAGTACCACCATCATCACCAGAAAAATCAAACCTCAAATCAGAAAATAAGCCTTCTGTAAGTATCTCTAATACCAGAAACAATACCGAAAAGAAATATGGAACAGCATATTGGCATAGATATATGATAACTAATCCATCCCGGGTTCAAATTCCACCCTACGTCTTTGATGTAATCATCGAAAAACCAGTAGATTTTAAGgttgtaaataatgaaaaatcaaattctgGAACTCCAtcagaaaataattcttcagGAGAACACAGATATGGTATTGGTCGAGTAAGGAAGCTTAATGTTAGACCAGTTAGAAATCAAAGCGTTAATGGTCAGTCATATGACTTAAGTTTGAAGAAAGACGAaccatatatttttaatcaaggtaTCACTCCtgcaaaagaaaacaaacaatttGCAGGAAATGAAAACACTGGTAGAAATTATCAATTTGATAGCCAAAGTTATTACGCTCAAAACCTTCAAGGCAGAGCAATAGGGAAAAACAGTTTGACAAATTATAAATTCGAAGATACTATAAATAACCATCAAAATCCTAAAATTAATGATCCATTTAAAGACGTGAAAAACCAACAGCAAAATTTGGCAAATAACTttacaaatgaagaaaataaccCTAAAAATCCACAAAGTACTAATTCGTTTGCTAgagtaaaatgttcaaaattgacTGCAGCTGCTACTGAAAGTGATCCAACAATAATAGATGAAAATACATTTGGTTGTACTGGAGAAGTGAgtttatttgtgaaaatgaaGGAAGGCAATGAATTCAGCAAATATGTATTGAAAACAGATGATATATCCAATTCTGCACATCAAGAATCGAAGCAATATAAGCTTTTGGTTAATGACACTGAtgttaaaaatgattacaaaGTACGAAATCTTCAACTGAAGAATACAAATGAGCCTTTATCTAAGATACAAAACAACAGCAATGAAAAAGATAAGCCTAGAAGCTCAAGGTATACTCAAGGCAGATCTGCatcaagcaatttaaattttacattatcagCAAGAAGCGCGCCATTGATCTTGGAAGAAATTCGGTTGGATGACCAAGAAAAAGATAGTAAAGATAATCTTTCTTTAACGAATTCTAAGCCGGAAAGACAGAATTccgaaaagaaaaattctttagaagTAAATGATTTCCATTACTCACTGCGTCAcgaaagggaaaaagaaaaagaaacgttAACAATAAACACCAAAGCGAAATTTATGCCACTTAGCTTTTATCCTCAAGGAGTTCTTTTAAATGTTGACTTAAATCATATCAACGAAATTCCTCCTCAAATCTTGCTAGAAGTTGACATAATGCTGAAGAATTTTATGACGAATGGAAATATAGATgttaatttattgatgaaaaagtTAAATGCAACTATGGAACCCATGGAAAATGTTGAACCCTCTAACAATACGACAAATGATAAAATTGATTCCATGTTAAACAtgttagaaaatattctaaattctactGACTCAAAGAACCTTGGAACAGAATCCAACAAAGATATTTCAGATGCTACTTTTACAAGTGATAAGTCTGTAAATTCAACAACGGAAGAGCTACCTTACGAAAATATTACTAGATCCATTGATACTTTTGATAATAATACTAACATTAGCGTTAGTACGATAGATGAGAATGAAACAAACAGTTCTGTTAGTCcaactgaaaaaaagaatgaaaagaatattcaGGTGGAAGAAGTTGATTCACCTATTCATGAAAATAAACCATTTGTAAGAAGACGTTTGTTTCGCAAATACAGATACCCGAGCATCAGAGAACAGCTTGAAATTCAAAAACTACTCGCATCTTATAGAACAACCACTCAGACACCACAGCCATCTACATCTACTAagaatccaaaaataatttctaatagaaGTAGGTATCCTTCGATCAGAGAACAGTTGCTGTGGAACAACAATGTTGCCTTTGGCGATTCAAGAAACTCCTTGACTTCTGAAAAAGAATATCCATCAACTCCAGCAATTGAATTCGATGATGAAAAAGGTTACTCTTCCTACAGTAGAAATGatgaattcggaaaaaaaataaaacctgcAGAAAGGGACAACagttaccaaataaataataGATGGCTATCTTCCTCTTACAACAACGAATTGGTAAACAAAAATTTAGCTGCAAACATTTCAAGAAATTCGGGTTCTCTTCATTCTAGTCAAGATACAGCATTTCACactcatttttctaatattaataatttcgtaCCTTATTCCGCTccagaaaatgtaaagaatactcACTTTCCACAAAATTATGATCCACCTCAAAATCCTCCAAGTGATATATCACAATTTCGGTACACATTACCACTTTCGCCTTTACCTTATCCAAAACAAAATCCTTCAATTCCTTCTCAGGGCTTACCTGaagttaattatttcaatgattataATAAGCCTTTACAGTATTCAACAGAATATCCTTCTATAGTGCCACAAGACATATCGACTGGTGGTGGGTATTCTTTTGATTATCATAGTCGTGGATCTGTTCATTATACACCAGGAAAACCTCCTACAGTGCCACAAGACATTCCCTCTAGTTATGAACATTCTTTCAATTCACAAAATAGAGGATCTGTTCATTATAATCCAGAAAATCCTTCTGTAGTACAGCAAGACTTATCGACAGGTACTGGACATTCTTTCAATCATCATAATCATGGATCTGTTCGTCAGAGCTCAGAGAATCCCCCAGATATCACCTCTTCTGATGAACGTTCTTTCAATTCACAAAATAGAGGATCTGCCCGTTATACACCTGAAAATCCTCCTGCAGTGCAACAGGGCACTCCCTCTAGTAAAGTACATCCTTTCAATCATGATAATCATGGACCTGTTCGTAACAGCCCAAAAAATCCTGCTGTAGTGTCACAAGACATTCCTTCTAGTGATGAACATTCTTTCAATTCACAAAATAGAGGATATGTTCGTTATACACCCGAAAATTCTCGCGTAGTGCCACATGACATTCCTTCTAGGGACGTACATTCTTTCAATCAACATTACCGTGGAACTATACGCTATACTCCCGAAAATACATCTATTCCACAAAAAACAAATGACCAAGGAAATCCTTCTATTGTACATCATAATAATTTACACCACAATCGTGGATCTGTACGTTACTTATCAGAAAGTCCTTCTACTCCATATAGTATTACTCATAACAGAGAAAATTCTGATGGTCTTCATAATCGTAATGCATCACATTATATACCAGAAAGAGATCCCACTTTCTCACAAGGTATACCATTTGGTGAAGAATACTCCAGCAAACATCATAACCGAGGATCTGACCATTTCTCACCAGAAAATCCTTCCATTATACCTTTAAGTGAAACAAATTCTTTCAATGAAGCTAATCCTGGGACTTCATATTTCGCAGGAGAAAATCCTGCCATTTTATCCCATGACGTACCTGTAAGTGcaataaattcattcaatcaACATCATGGTACATCTTCATTAGATGGAAATTCTGATGCTCAAAACAGAAATCTGAGCAATCGCActcaaaaaagaagaagaaaatccaAGAAACTgagaatattagttaaaaaagtaCCAAATGGCgctgaaaataataaagattctgCATCTCGACAAGACGAACAGGGCAATAAACGAACAAGAATACCAAAAAAACTGCTGACGGAAATAAGAACAAATTTGATTCGAAAATTAGCCGTAAATGGAAAGAATGATGTAGAATTGGAAATTCAATTTCAAGATCATGTATGGAACATTCCTTTTGTCAACAATCAAAGTTCAGTAGATATTTCTCCTGTAGCTTGTACGCGAGCAGGATTATTTCAACATCCAAAAGACTGTAATATGTTCTATGAATGTTTCTGGGATAAATGGCTTAAAAGATTTACATTGCATGTATTTTCTTGTCCAGTGAGATTAGTTTATGATGACAGCATACGTGGTTGTAGTCGTCCTACTACGGAATCGCATTGTCGGAAAGCTACTTGA